In one window of Methanolobus mangrovi DNA:
- a CDS encoding ferritin family protein: MFSEVPIDIEKVSKEDLDKEIMRVAIMAEFDAINMYEQMANLTDDEDLRFILLDIAKEEKVHAAMFQTVLMEVDTEYLQVMVSYSLAKDK; this comes from the coding sequence TTGTTCTCAGAAGTTCCAATCGATATTGAAAAAGTAAGTAAAGAAGACCTTGACAAGGAGATCATGAGAGTGGCCATCATGGCAGAGTTCGATGCAATAAATATGTACGAACAGATGGCAAACCTTACCGATGACGAGGACCTCAGGTTCATCCTGCTGGACATAGCCAAAGAAGAAAAAGTACATGCTGCCATGTTCCAGACAGTGCTCATGGAAGTGGATACTGAATACCTGCAGGTCATGGTAAGTTATTCACTGGCCAAGGATAAGTGA